DNA sequence from the Lysobacterales bacterium genome:
GCGGTCACCTTGCGGGGGGCACGCGGAATCGCGCGCAGCATGGCCAGGTGACGCTTGACGAGCTGGGTCATGCCGGCTCCGGTGCGGGGTGCGAGGGTGAGGCCACTGTAGCCGGCGGCACAGGGCGGGCGCCAGCGCCATGCGACACGGGGTGTCGCATGGGGGGCGCCTAATGGCGGACCAGGAGGAACGCCATGGCCCGCACTCACCGAACCCGATCCCGCTCCCGCCTGCCGCACTGGCACAGGGAATCGCCGCCCAGGCCGGCGCGCCTGTTCGCCGCGGCCTTCGATTCGCCGATGGACCGGGCCGCGGGGCTGCTCGCCCTGCGCATCGTCGAGGGCGAACGCCTGCACGCCCGGCTGGTGCACAGCGGCTGCCTGGCCGATTCCGACCTGCTGCCCCTGTTCGGCCTGGGCCTGAACGACCCGGACGAGGCGCTCACCCCTGCCCTGCTGGCGCAGTGGACGCGAACCCGCCTGGACACGCTGACCGCGGCGCCGGTGCCGCCGCTGCGGCCACTGGACGGCAATGTCGCGCGGATCGGCGAGCTGCTGGGTCTTTCGCCCTGCGAACGCGCGCTGTTGCACATGGCCGTGCTGGTCAACCACAGCCGCTGGTTCACCGCGCTGTTCGACTGCGGCCGGCCCGGGCCCGGCCAGGCCAACCGCTGGCTGGCGACGGCACTGGGCCATTCCAGCGCGGCCATTGCCCGGGCGCTGGCACCGGGCTCGACCCTGGTGCGCAGCGGGCTGGTCAATCGCGGCGGCTACGACCACCACAGCCAGCCGCTGGAGATGGACACGCTGCAGGTGCAGTGGCTGATGACGCCACGGCTGGACACGCGGCGGATGCTGGCCCGCCTGGTGAAGCCGGCGCCGCCCGCCAGCCTGGACCTGGCCGATTTCGCCCACGTGCCCGAGGCCGGCCTGATCCAGCGCTACCTGCAGCGCGCCTTCCGGCCGCGCCGGCGCGGCACCAACCTGCTGCTGCACGGGGACCCCGGCACCGGCAAGACCGAGTTCGTGCGCGCGCTGGCCGCCGGCCTGGCGCTGACCCTGCACGAGGTGCCGACCGAGCACGAGGACGGATCGGCGGTCAGTGGCGACCGGCGCTTCCGCAGCTATGCGCTGTCCCAGGATCTGCTGGCGCCGCGGCCGCGCCACCTGCTGCTGTTCGACGAGGTCGAAGACGTGTTCGGCTGCATCGACGGGGGCGGCACGGGTCGTTTCTTCGGCACCCGCCGCGATCCGGACAGCATCGCCAAGGGCTGGGTGAACCACACCCTGGAGAGCAACCCGGTGCCGACCGTATGGGTGTGCAACAGCATCCATGCGATCGACCCGGCCTTCCTGCGCCGCTTCGACCTGGTGGTGGAATTCAGGCAGCCGGTGCGCAGCGTGCGCCGCCGGGTGCTGGGCCGGCACTTCGGCCACGACCTGCTGCCACCGCCGGCGCTGGACCGACTGGCCCAGCTCGATCCGCTGCCGCCGGGTCTGGTCGGTCGCGCCGCCAAGGTGGTTCGTGTGCTCGGCAGCCGACAGCCCGGGCAGCGCGAGGCCGAGGCCCGCTGTGTGCTGGAGGGCAGCCTGAAGGCGCTGGGCCATCGGCCGAAGACCGCCTCGCCCACCCTGCCCGGCCACTACGACCCCGGCGTGCTCAACACCGACCGCGACCTGGGCGCCCTGGTCGAGGGCCTGCGCGCCGGCCGCGCGGCCCGGCTGTGCCTGTACGGGCCGCCAGGCACCGGCAAGAGCGCACTGGGCCACCACCTGGCGCAGGTGCTGGATCGTCCCCTGCTGGTGCGGCGCGGTTCCGACCTGCTCAGCCTGTGGGTGGGCGGCACCGAGGCCAACCTGGCCCGGGCCTTCGAGCAGGCGCGCGACGAGGGCGCGCTGCTGCTGATCGACGAGGCCGACGGCTTCCTGCAGGACCGCAGCCAGGCGCGGACGAGCTGGGAGGTGACCGGCGTCAACGAACTGCTGACCCAGATGGAAGCCTTCGAAGGCGTGTTCGTGGCCAGCACCAACCTGGTCGAACGGCTGGACCCGGCGTCGCTGCGGCGTTTCGATTTCAAGGTCCGCTTCGGCTTCCTGGACCGGGGCCAGCGGCGGCGGCTGCTAACCAACGTATTGGCGGACGCCGGCGGTGCTGCGGAAGACCTCGATGCGGCAGCGCTGCGGCGGCTCGACGCCCTGGACCGGCTGACGCCCGGCGATGTCGCCAACGTGCTGCGCCAACTCGCAGTGACCGGCGAACCGGCCACCGCCACGCGCCTGCTCGACCTGCTCGAGGCCGAGCTGCGCCTGAAGCCGGGCGCGGCGGCGCCGGGCATCGGCTTCCTGGCGCAGGGCTGATGCCATGCGCTGGACGCGCGGCTGGCTGGAGGTGGGCAGCGCCGGGCAACTGGAGCATCGTTTGCGCCGCCCGGTCGACGTGGCGGTGCACGGCCGCCGCTGCGTGGTGGCCTACCTGCGCTGGGATCGTGCGGCCGCCGGCGGAGGACGCTGGCGCCTGGTGCGCATGACCGGCCTGCGGCATCCCGACGGCCGCTGGTTGCTGCGCCGGCGCGCCGACCACAGCGAACTGGTGCTGCGTCTGTCGCGGGACCGGCGGGTGCTGACCGGCGCCCTGGCAGGGCCGGGTGGCCGGGAGAGCTGGCGGATCTAGCTGGTGCAGCCTCTTCCGGAGGACGCGCCGGCGCCGGCGCGCGCACGGGGGGTGTCGGACCGGCGCTTGCGTCCCGCGCTGGCCGCCTGCCGCTACACCCTGCACGCCGGCCAGTGGCGCAACGGCGAGGCCCGGCAGCGCGATGCCCTGCTGCTTGCCGGCCGGGTCTGGCAGCACGCGCGCCTGGGCCTGCGCGAGGTGGAGCTGGTCGCGGCCGATACCGTGCTCGCCCTGGCCACCGGCCTGCCCGGCCACGCCGCCGCGCCGGCGGCCAGCCGCATCGTGCTCGATGCCCTGCGCCGCCTGCTGGTCGAACGCCCCGAACTGCGCAGCGATGGCCGGCCCGGCCATCGCCTGATCGCCGAGGTGCAGCGCGAACTGCAGCGCCGCCTGGGCCGCCGTCCGCACGGCCGCGGCGCCGGTGCCAGCCTGGTGCTGGCGCATCTGCGCGGGGCGTCGTTGCAGGTGCTGGCGATCGGGACCGGGCGCGCGGTGCTGTGGCCGGCGGGCGGCGAGCCTGCCCTGCTCGGCAGCGCGCAGGACCTGCGAGCACTGCATGGCGCCTCTGGCGATGGCGCCGCCGGCGGTGGCCTTTCGCCAGACGTCCTGCCCGCTGCCCTGCGCCACCCCGCGGTGGCGCTCAGCGCCGATGGCGATGCCGACCTGCTGGCCGTGCAGCGTCTGCGTCGCACTCTGGCACCCGGCGACAGCGTGCTGCTGCTCAGTCCAGGCGCGGTCGAGGCAGTGCTGGGCGCGCGTTGCCAGGACGATGGGGAACTGTTGTCCGTATTGCGCGAGCGCCTTCGAGGCGTGCGCAGCGCAGCGGGATTCGCCTTACGCCTGAGGCAGCACCTGCGTCTATCGCGCCATTCCTCTGCCGCCTGCGCAGGCTTTCTGCTGGTGGTCTTCGGTGAGACTGCAGGGTGAATCAGGTGTCCCTATGCGGCGATCCGATATCGAGCCATGCCGCTGCTGCCGGGGTACAGTGCGGCAGGGATGGAAATCAGTGCAAAGGGAGGAATTTCATGATCGAGGACCTCGGCACACTGTTGCGGGTCGAAGACGACTACGTCGACTTCAATCGCGAGGAACGCAACTACGCAGCCGTGCTGTACCACCACCTGATGGCCGAGCCGGCGGCCATGTCGAGGTTTCTGCAACTGGTGGCGCCAGGCGTCAACTGCGAGGACGGCTATCCGCACATCTATTTCGAGTATGCCCACGTCCGCGACCTGTGGGAGCAGGCGCGCCGGATGCCGCATATGGCCAACCTCGTGGACCGCAATACGCGGTACTTCAATGCCATGCTGGCGTTCCTGCGATCGGATTGTGAGGACGGTGTGGTGGCTGGCGTCAACAAGGCGCTGGACAAGCTGGAATCCGGGGTGGACCGGCGTTACCGGCGGGCAAGGGCTACGCCAAGTCCAAGTGGTCCGGCTCTGGTAGAGCCAATCGACACTGCCTTTGTCGAGCGTTTCAACAGGGTCTTCGTAGCCGGCAGACAGTCGGTGGATCAGCTGCAGAGCCCAGCGCGCTGGAGCGCCGTCGCGCTTGGCCAGCTTGCAAGGTCGGACAAGACCCTGGCTGAAACCGCCTGCCGCCTCAAGTGGGCCTTCAACGCCAAGGCGGATCTGGTCATCCATACCGGCCGGCGCGCCGCGGTGTGCATCGAGATCAAGCTGGACTCCAAGACCTCGACCTACACCATGCCCCCCCTGGCATCGGGCAAAGACGGCAATGCGGTCGACTCGCCCTTCAAGATGTCGCAACTGGGGTTGCAGCAGTACATCCTGGAGTCGCTCCTGGGCTTCGACGCACGCTTTGCGATCCTCGGACGACCCGGGCCCGGAGGGGTCGTGCGCGTTCCGGATAGATACACTGATGATCCGAAGCGTCCCAACCAAACGGACGATCCCAGGCATCCCAAGGGAATCTCCTGGCGCCAGGCATTCGAGGCCGTTCTGGGCGCTGGCTTCTGTGCTGACGGCGCCTCGCGCGGGTTCACCGATCGGATGGTGCGCCTCGTCTGCAAGGAAGGGAAGTCGTGAGCGCTGGCCATTACCTCTCCAAGTCGCGCGTCCAATCCGGCCGCCAGTGCCACCGCCGTCTCTGGCTGGAGGTGCACCGGCGATCCAGCCTGGCCTGGTCGCCGCAGGCACAAGCGAAGCTAGACGCCGGCAGCCGCTTCGGCGAGCTCGCGCAATCCTTGCTGGGCGGCGGGCTGCTGATCGACGCCGGCCACCGGGACGCCGCCCAGGCGCTGGCGCAGACGGCGGCGGCGCTTGCCCGTCCGGCCAGCGAGGTGCCGCGGCTGTTCGAGCCGGCCTTTGAGCATGAAGGTGTGCGCGTGCGCGTGGATGCGCTGGAACGGGGTCCGGACGGCGATCGACTGGTCGAGGTGAAATCGACCACCGGGGTGAAGGCGCCGTATCTGTGGGATTGCGCCGTCCAGACCTGGGTGGCGCGCGGTGCCGGCCGGCCGGTGCGCTCGGTGGCGATCGGCCATGTCGACAGCCGCTTCGTCTACCGCAGCGAAGGCGACTACCGGGGGCTGCTTGCCGTCACCGACATTACGGCCCAGGTCGAAGCGCTCGTCCCGCAAGTGCCCGAGGTCGTCGCCACCTTGAAGCAGGTGATTGGCGCCGACGAGCCGGCCATTCGCACCGGCGCACACTGTGCCAGCCCCTACGACTGCCCGTTCCTGGACCACTGCGCCAGCCAGGAGCCGGCGCCGCCGGTCTTCCCGATCACCGTCCTGCCGCGCGCGGGCAAGTTGCTGGAGCGTCTCGCCGCGCTCGGCTACAGCGACCTGACACAGGTTCCGGACACGCTGCTGGACGGCGAACTGCATCGGCGCATAGCCCTGGCCAGCCGGACCGGAACGCCCTGGACCTCCGGCGCGCTGCCGGACCTGCTGGCCTCCCTGCCCTACCCGCGCCATTACCTGGACTTCGAGACGGTCAGCTTCATCATCCCGCGCTGGCTCGGCACCCGGCCGTTCCAGGCACTGCCGTTCCAGTTCTCCTGCCACACCGAGGCCGCGGACGGCAGCCTGCAACACACCGGGTTTCTCGACCTCAGCGGCGCGGCGCCGATGGCGGATTTCGTCGAGGCCGTACTTGCCGCCGTGGGCAAGGTCGGGCCGATCCTGGTCTGGAACCGGGGCTTCGAGGCGGGCGTGCTGGGTCGGCTCGCGGCCGACTTTCCGCACCGCGCCACCGAGCTGGAGGCGGCGGCCGATCGCATGATCGACCTGCTGCCCATCTATCGCGAGCACTACTACCACCCCGACCAGCGCGGCTCCTGGTCGATCAAGGCGGTGCTGCCCACCGTCGCGCCCGACCTCGATTACGGTGACCTGGCGGTGGCCGATGGCCAGGCCGCCCAGCTCGCCTACCAGGAGGCCATCGACCCCGGAACACCGCCCGAGCGGCGCGCGGAACTGCGTGACCAGCTCGAGCGCTACTGTGAGCTGGACTCGCGGGCCATGGTGCGGCTGGTGCGACACTGGACGCCGAAGTGATGGAATCCGCACCACGCCGGACAAGCCCATGCGGCCGAGAGGCACGGGAAGTGCGAGGATGGCAGGCCCCTGACGGTCAGGCGTGATGCCATGCCCACCCATGCCGAACTACGCAACGACTTCAAGGCGCTTCCGG
Encoded proteins:
- a CDS encoding AAA family ATPase, whose translation is MARTHRTRSRSRLPHWHRESPPRPARLFAAAFDSPMDRAAGLLALRIVEGERLHARLVHSGCLADSDLLPLFGLGLNDPDEALTPALLAQWTRTRLDTLTAAPVPPLRPLDGNVARIGELLGLSPCERALLHMAVLVNHSRWFTALFDCGRPGPGQANRWLATALGHSSAAIARALAPGSTLVRSGLVNRGGYDHHSQPLEMDTLQVQWLMTPRLDTRRMLARLVKPAPPASLDLADFAHVPEAGLIQRYLQRAFRPRRRGTNLLLHGDPGTGKTEFVRALAAGLALTLHEVPTEHEDGSAVSGDRRFRSYALSQDLLAPRPRHLLLFDEVEDVFGCIDGGGTGRFFGTRRDPDSIAKGWVNHTLESNPVPTVWVCNSIHAIDPAFLRRFDLVVEFRQPVRSVRRRVLGRHFGHDLLPPPALDRLAQLDPLPPGLVGRAAKVVRVLGSRQPGQREAEARCVLEGSLKALGHRPKTASPTLPGHYDPGVLNTDRDLGALVEGLRAGRAARLCLYGPPGTGKSALGHHLAQVLDRPLLVRRGSDLLSLWVGGTEANLARAFEQARDEGALLLIDEADGFLQDRSQARTSWEVTGVNELLTQMEAFEGVFVASTNLVERLDPASLRRFDFKVRFGFLDRGQRRRLLTNVLADAGGAAEDLDAAALRRLDALDRLTPGDVANVLRQLAVTGEPATATRLLDLLEAELRLKPGAAAPGIGFLAQG
- a CDS encoding DUF2779 domain-containing protein, translated to MSAGHYLSKSRVQSGRQCHRRLWLEVHRRSSLAWSPQAQAKLDAGSRFGELAQSLLGGGLLIDAGHRDAAQALAQTAAALARPASEVPRLFEPAFEHEGVRVRVDALERGPDGDRLVEVKSTTGVKAPYLWDCAVQTWVARGAGRPVRSVAIGHVDSRFVYRSEGDYRGLLAVTDITAQVEALVPQVPEVVATLKQVIGADEPAIRTGAHCASPYDCPFLDHCASQEPAPPVFPITVLPRAGKLLERLAALGYSDLTQVPDTLLDGELHRRIALASRTGTPWTSGALPDLLASLPYPRHYLDFETVSFIIPRWLGTRPFQALPFQFSCHTEAADGSLQHTGFLDLSGAAPMADFVEAVLAAVGKVGPILVWNRGFEAGVLGRLAADFPHRATELEAAADRMIDLLPIYREHYYHPDQRGSWSIKAVLPTVAPDLDYGDLAVADGQAAQLAYQEAIDPGTPPERRAELRDQLERYCELDSRAMVRLVRHWTPK